Proteins encoded in a region of the Strix uralensis isolate ZFMK-TIS-50842 chromosome Z, bStrUra1, whole genome shotgun sequence genome:
- the CDK7 gene encoding cyclin-dependent kinase 7 isoform X1 gives MRSWTSWERGSLPLSIKRGIRTPTKSWLLKRLNLDIDQKLKMPVWCSRILCVCRLPSFRDPASGINRTALREIKLLQELSHPNIIGLLDAFGHKSNISLVFDFMETDLEVIIKDTSIVLTQSHIKAYMLMTLQGLEYLHQHWILHRDLKPNNLLLDENGVLKLADFGLAKSFGSPNRVYTHQVVTRWYRAPELLFGARMYGVGVDMWAVGCILAELLLRVPFLPGDSDLDQLTRIFETLGTPTEEQWPGMTSLPDYVTFKSFPGMPLQHIFSAAGDDLLNLLQGLFTFNPCTRVTATQALKQKYFSNRPGPTPGNQLPRPNCPAEAVKEQQNALLNLKRKRTEGIDQDVEIKQSLTSQLLVTV, from the exons ATGAGAAGCTGGACTTCTTGGGAGAGGGGCAG TTTGCCACTGTCTATAAAGCGAGGGATAAGAACACCAACCAAATCGTGGCTATTAAAAAG attaaaCTTGGACATAGATCAGAAGCTAAAGATG CCTGTGTGGTGCAGTagaattttatgtgtgtgtaGGCTGCCATCCTTCAGAGATCCTGCATCAG gAATCAACAGAACAGCCCTCAGGGAGATAAAATTGTTACAGGAGCTAAGCCATCCCAATATTATTGGT CTTCTAGATGCATTTGGACACAAGTCCAATATTAGTTTGGTGTTTGATTTTATGGAAACGGATCTagag GTTATTATAAAGGATACTAGTATTGTATTGACACAATCTCACATCAAGGCATATATGCTGATGACACTTCAAGGATTAGAATATTTGCATCAGCACTGGATTCTACACAGG GATCTTAAACCAAATAATTTGTTGTTAGATGAAAATGGGGTTTTAAAATTGGCTGACTTCGGCTTGGCAAAATCTTTTGGAAGTCCAAATAGAGTTTATACACACCAGGTAGTAACAAG gTGGTATCGGGCCCCAGAACTATTGTTTGGTGCTAGAATGTATGGTGTTGGTGTCGATATGTGGGCTGTTGGTTGTATTTTAGCTGAATTGCTCCTCAGG GTTCCTTTTTTGCCTGGAGACTCTGATCTTGACCAGCTGACAAGAATATTTGAAACACTGGGCACGCCAACAGAAGAACAGTGGCCT GGGATGACAAGTCTTCCAGATTATGTCACATTTAAGTCTTTCCCTGGAATGCCTCTTCAACATATCTTCAGTGCAGCTGGTGATGATTTGCTCAATCTTCTGCAAGGCTTATTCACATTTAATCCTTGCACTAGGGTTACGGCTACTCAG GCATTGAAACAGAAGTATTTCAGTAACCGACCAGGACCCACTCCAGGAAATCAGCTGCCAAGACCCAACTGTCCTGCAGAAGCTGTAAAGGAGCAACAAAATGCACTTTtgaatttgaaaaggaaaagaacagaaggaaTAGATCAAG
- the CDK7 gene encoding cyclin-dependent kinase 7 isoform X9, with translation MRSWTSWERGSLPLSIKRGIRTPTKSWLLKRLNLDIDQKLKMLLDAFGHKSNISLVFDFMETDLEDLKPNNLLLDENGVLKLADFGLAKSFGSPNRVYTHQVVTRWYRAPELLFGARMYGVGVDMWAVGCILAELLLRVPFLPGDSDLDQLTRIFETLGTPTEEQWPGMTSLPDYVTFKSFPGMPLQHIFSAAGDDLLNLLQGLFTFNPCTRVTATQALKQKYFSNRPGPTPGNQLPRPNCPAEAVKEQQNALLNLKRKRTEGIDQDVEIKQSLTSQLLVTV, from the exons ATGAGAAGCTGGACTTCTTGGGAGAGGGGCAG TTTGCCACTGTCTATAAAGCGAGGGATAAGAACACCAACCAAATCGTGGCTATTAAAAAG attaaaCTTGGACATAGATCAGAAGCTAAAGATG CTTCTAGATGCATTTGGACACAAGTCCAATATTAGTTTGGTGTTTGATTTTATGGAAACGGATCTagag GATCTTAAACCAAATAATTTGTTGTTAGATGAAAATGGGGTTTTAAAATTGGCTGACTTCGGCTTGGCAAAATCTTTTGGAAGTCCAAATAGAGTTTATACACACCAGGTAGTAACAAG gTGGTATCGGGCCCCAGAACTATTGTTTGGTGCTAGAATGTATGGTGTTGGTGTCGATATGTGGGCTGTTGGTTGTATTTTAGCTGAATTGCTCCTCAGG GTTCCTTTTTTGCCTGGAGACTCTGATCTTGACCAGCTGACAAGAATATTTGAAACACTGGGCACGCCAACAGAAGAACAGTGGCCT GGGATGACAAGTCTTCCAGATTATGTCACATTTAAGTCTTTCCCTGGAATGCCTCTTCAACATATCTTCAGTGCAGCTGGTGATGATTTGCTCAATCTTCTGCAAGGCTTATTCACATTTAATCCTTGCACTAGGGTTACGGCTACTCAG GCATTGAAACAGAAGTATTTCAGTAACCGACCAGGACCCACTCCAGGAAATCAGCTGCCAAGACCCAACTGTCCTGCAGAAGCTGTAAAGGAGCAACAAAATGCACTTTtgaatttgaaaaggaaaagaacagaaggaaTAGATCAAG
- the CDK7 gene encoding cyclin-dependent kinase 7 isoform X2 translates to MRSWTSWERGSLPLSIKRGIRTPTKSWLLKRLNLDIDQKLKMPVWCSRILCVCRLPSFRDPASGINRTALREIKLLQELSHPNIIGLLDAFGHKSNISLVFDFMETDLEVIIKDTSIVLTQSHIKAYMLMTLQGLEYLHQHWILHRDLKPNNLLLDENGVLKLADFGLAKSFGSPNRVYTHQVVTRWYRAPELLFGARMYGVGVDMWAVGCILAELLLRVPFLPGDSDLDQLTRIFETLGTPTEEQWPGMTSLPDYVTFKSFPGMPLQHIFSAAGDDLLNLLQGLFTFNPCTRVTATQALKQKYFSNRPGPTPGNQLPRPNCPAEAVKEQQNALLNLKRKRTEGIDQGLPKKLIF, encoded by the exons ATGAGAAGCTGGACTTCTTGGGAGAGGGGCAG TTTGCCACTGTCTATAAAGCGAGGGATAAGAACACCAACCAAATCGTGGCTATTAAAAAG attaaaCTTGGACATAGATCAGAAGCTAAAGATG CCTGTGTGGTGCAGTagaattttatgtgtgtgtaGGCTGCCATCCTTCAGAGATCCTGCATCAG gAATCAACAGAACAGCCCTCAGGGAGATAAAATTGTTACAGGAGCTAAGCCATCCCAATATTATTGGT CTTCTAGATGCATTTGGACACAAGTCCAATATTAGTTTGGTGTTTGATTTTATGGAAACGGATCTagag GTTATTATAAAGGATACTAGTATTGTATTGACACAATCTCACATCAAGGCATATATGCTGATGACACTTCAAGGATTAGAATATTTGCATCAGCACTGGATTCTACACAGG GATCTTAAACCAAATAATTTGTTGTTAGATGAAAATGGGGTTTTAAAATTGGCTGACTTCGGCTTGGCAAAATCTTTTGGAAGTCCAAATAGAGTTTATACACACCAGGTAGTAACAAG gTGGTATCGGGCCCCAGAACTATTGTTTGGTGCTAGAATGTATGGTGTTGGTGTCGATATGTGGGCTGTTGGTTGTATTTTAGCTGAATTGCTCCTCAGG GTTCCTTTTTTGCCTGGAGACTCTGATCTTGACCAGCTGACAAGAATATTTGAAACACTGGGCACGCCAACAGAAGAACAGTGGCCT GGGATGACAAGTCTTCCAGATTATGTCACATTTAAGTCTTTCCCTGGAATGCCTCTTCAACATATCTTCAGTGCAGCTGGTGATGATTTGCTCAATCTTCTGCAAGGCTTATTCACATTTAATCCTTGCACTAGGGTTACGGCTACTCAG GCATTGAAACAGAAGTATTTCAGTAACCGACCAGGACCCACTCCAGGAAATCAGCTGCCAAGACCCAACTGTCCTGCAGAAGCTGTAAAGGAGCAACAAAATGCACTTTtgaatttgaaaaggaaaagaacagaaggaaTAGATCAAG GATTACCAAAAAAACTGATTTTTTGA
- the CDK7 gene encoding cyclin-dependent kinase 7 isoform X4, giving the protein MDARARARRYEKLDFLGEGQFATVYKARDKNTNQIVAIKKIKLGHRSEAKDGINRTALREIKLLQELSHPNIIGLLDAFGHKSNISLVFDFMETDLEVIIKDTSIVLTQSHIKAYMLMTLQGLEYLHQHWILHRDLKPNNLLLDENGVLKLADFGLAKSFGSPNRVYTHQVVTRWYRAPELLFGARMYGVGVDMWAVGCILAELLLRVPFLPGDSDLDQLTRIFETLGTPTEEQWPGMTSLPDYVTFKSFPGMPLQHIFSAAGDDLLNLLQGLFTFNPCTRVTATQALKQKYFSNRPGPTPGNQLPRPNCPAEAVKEQQNALLNLKRKRTEGIDQDVEIKQSLTSQLLVTV; this is encoded by the exons ATGGACGCGCGGGCGCGGGCCAGGCGCTATGAGAAGCTGGACTTCTTGGGAGAGGGGCAG TTTGCCACTGTCTATAAAGCGAGGGATAAGAACACCAACCAAATCGTGGCTATTAAAAAG attaaaCTTGGACATAGATCAGAAGCTAAAGATG gAATCAACAGAACAGCCCTCAGGGAGATAAAATTGTTACAGGAGCTAAGCCATCCCAATATTATTGGT CTTCTAGATGCATTTGGACACAAGTCCAATATTAGTTTGGTGTTTGATTTTATGGAAACGGATCTagag GTTATTATAAAGGATACTAGTATTGTATTGACACAATCTCACATCAAGGCATATATGCTGATGACACTTCAAGGATTAGAATATTTGCATCAGCACTGGATTCTACACAGG GATCTTAAACCAAATAATTTGTTGTTAGATGAAAATGGGGTTTTAAAATTGGCTGACTTCGGCTTGGCAAAATCTTTTGGAAGTCCAAATAGAGTTTATACACACCAGGTAGTAACAAG gTGGTATCGGGCCCCAGAACTATTGTTTGGTGCTAGAATGTATGGTGTTGGTGTCGATATGTGGGCTGTTGGTTGTATTTTAGCTGAATTGCTCCTCAGG GTTCCTTTTTTGCCTGGAGACTCTGATCTTGACCAGCTGACAAGAATATTTGAAACACTGGGCACGCCAACAGAAGAACAGTGGCCT GGGATGACAAGTCTTCCAGATTATGTCACATTTAAGTCTTTCCCTGGAATGCCTCTTCAACATATCTTCAGTGCAGCTGGTGATGATTTGCTCAATCTTCTGCAAGGCTTATTCACATTTAATCCTTGCACTAGGGTTACGGCTACTCAG GCATTGAAACAGAAGTATTTCAGTAACCGACCAGGACCCACTCCAGGAAATCAGCTGCCAAGACCCAACTGTCCTGCAGAAGCTGTAAAGGAGCAACAAAATGCACTTTtgaatttgaaaaggaaaagaacagaaggaaTAGATCAAG
- the CDK7 gene encoding cyclin-dependent kinase 7 isoform X8 — MDARARARRYEKLDFLGEGQFATVYKARDKNTNQIVAIKKIKLGHRSEAKDGINRTALREIKLLQELSHPNIIGLLDAFGHKSNISLVFDFMETDLEDLKPNNLLLDENGVLKLADFGLAKSFGSPNRVYTHQVVTRWYRAPELLFGARMYGVGVDMWAVGCILAELLLRVPFLPGDSDLDQLTRIFETLGTPTEEQWPGMTSLPDYVTFKSFPGMPLQHIFSAAGDDLLNLLQGLFTFNPCTRVTATQALKQKYFSNRPGPTPGNQLPRPNCPAEAVKEQQNALLNLKRKRTEGIDQGLPKKLIF, encoded by the exons ATGGACGCGCGGGCGCGGGCCAGGCGCTATGAGAAGCTGGACTTCTTGGGAGAGGGGCAG TTTGCCACTGTCTATAAAGCGAGGGATAAGAACACCAACCAAATCGTGGCTATTAAAAAG attaaaCTTGGACATAGATCAGAAGCTAAAGATG gAATCAACAGAACAGCCCTCAGGGAGATAAAATTGTTACAGGAGCTAAGCCATCCCAATATTATTGGT CTTCTAGATGCATTTGGACACAAGTCCAATATTAGTTTGGTGTTTGATTTTATGGAAACGGATCTagag GATCTTAAACCAAATAATTTGTTGTTAGATGAAAATGGGGTTTTAAAATTGGCTGACTTCGGCTTGGCAAAATCTTTTGGAAGTCCAAATAGAGTTTATACACACCAGGTAGTAACAAG gTGGTATCGGGCCCCAGAACTATTGTTTGGTGCTAGAATGTATGGTGTTGGTGTCGATATGTGGGCTGTTGGTTGTATTTTAGCTGAATTGCTCCTCAGG GTTCCTTTTTTGCCTGGAGACTCTGATCTTGACCAGCTGACAAGAATATTTGAAACACTGGGCACGCCAACAGAAGAACAGTGGCCT GGGATGACAAGTCTTCCAGATTATGTCACATTTAAGTCTTTCCCTGGAATGCCTCTTCAACATATCTTCAGTGCAGCTGGTGATGATTTGCTCAATCTTCTGCAAGGCTTATTCACATTTAATCCTTGCACTAGGGTTACGGCTACTCAG GCATTGAAACAGAAGTATTTCAGTAACCGACCAGGACCCACTCCAGGAAATCAGCTGCCAAGACCCAACTGTCCTGCAGAAGCTGTAAAGGAGCAACAAAATGCACTTTtgaatttgaaaaggaaaagaacagaaggaaTAGATCAAG GATTACCAAAAAAACTGATTTTTTGA
- the CDK7 gene encoding cyclin-dependent kinase 7 isoform X6, with protein MRSWTSWERGSLPLSIKRGIRTPTKSWLLKRLNLDIDQKLKMPVWCSRILCVCRLPSFRDPASGINRTALREIKLLQELSHPNIIGLLDAFGHKSNISLVFDFMETDLEDLKPNNLLLDENGVLKLADFGLAKSFGSPNRVYTHQVVTRWYRAPELLFGARMYGVGVDMWAVGCILAELLLRVPFLPGDSDLDQLTRIFETLGTPTEEQWPGMTSLPDYVTFKSFPGMPLQHIFSAAGDDLLNLLQGLFTFNPCTRVTATQALKQKYFSNRPGPTPGNQLPRPNCPAEAVKEQQNALLNLKRKRTEGIDQDVEIKQSLTSQLLVTV; from the exons ATGAGAAGCTGGACTTCTTGGGAGAGGGGCAG TTTGCCACTGTCTATAAAGCGAGGGATAAGAACACCAACCAAATCGTGGCTATTAAAAAG attaaaCTTGGACATAGATCAGAAGCTAAAGATG CCTGTGTGGTGCAGTagaattttatgtgtgtgtaGGCTGCCATCCTTCAGAGATCCTGCATCAG gAATCAACAGAACAGCCCTCAGGGAGATAAAATTGTTACAGGAGCTAAGCCATCCCAATATTATTGGT CTTCTAGATGCATTTGGACACAAGTCCAATATTAGTTTGGTGTTTGATTTTATGGAAACGGATCTagag GATCTTAAACCAAATAATTTGTTGTTAGATGAAAATGGGGTTTTAAAATTGGCTGACTTCGGCTTGGCAAAATCTTTTGGAAGTCCAAATAGAGTTTATACACACCAGGTAGTAACAAG gTGGTATCGGGCCCCAGAACTATTGTTTGGTGCTAGAATGTATGGTGTTGGTGTCGATATGTGGGCTGTTGGTTGTATTTTAGCTGAATTGCTCCTCAGG GTTCCTTTTTTGCCTGGAGACTCTGATCTTGACCAGCTGACAAGAATATTTGAAACACTGGGCACGCCAACAGAAGAACAGTGGCCT GGGATGACAAGTCTTCCAGATTATGTCACATTTAAGTCTTTCCCTGGAATGCCTCTTCAACATATCTTCAGTGCAGCTGGTGATGATTTGCTCAATCTTCTGCAAGGCTTATTCACATTTAATCCTTGCACTAGGGTTACGGCTACTCAG GCATTGAAACAGAAGTATTTCAGTAACCGACCAGGACCCACTCCAGGAAATCAGCTGCCAAGACCCAACTGTCCTGCAGAAGCTGTAAAGGAGCAACAAAATGCACTTTtgaatttgaaaaggaaaagaacagaaggaaTAGATCAAG
- the CDK7 gene encoding cyclin-dependent kinase 7 isoform X7 has protein sequence MRSWTSWERGSLPLSIKRGIRTPTKSWLLKRLNLDIDQKLKMLLDAFGHKSNISLVFDFMETDLEVIIKDTSIVLTQSHIKAYMLMTLQGLEYLHQHWILHRDLKPNNLLLDENGVLKLADFGLAKSFGSPNRVYTHQVVTRWYRAPELLFGARMYGVGVDMWAVGCILAELLLRVPFLPGDSDLDQLTRIFETLGTPTEEQWPGMTSLPDYVTFKSFPGMPLQHIFSAAGDDLLNLLQGLFTFNPCTRVTATQALKQKYFSNRPGPTPGNQLPRPNCPAEAVKEQQNALLNLKRKRTEGIDQDVEIKQSLTSQLLVTV, from the exons ATGAGAAGCTGGACTTCTTGGGAGAGGGGCAG TTTGCCACTGTCTATAAAGCGAGGGATAAGAACACCAACCAAATCGTGGCTATTAAAAAG attaaaCTTGGACATAGATCAGAAGCTAAAGATG CTTCTAGATGCATTTGGACACAAGTCCAATATTAGTTTGGTGTTTGATTTTATGGAAACGGATCTagag GTTATTATAAAGGATACTAGTATTGTATTGACACAATCTCACATCAAGGCATATATGCTGATGACACTTCAAGGATTAGAATATTTGCATCAGCACTGGATTCTACACAGG GATCTTAAACCAAATAATTTGTTGTTAGATGAAAATGGGGTTTTAAAATTGGCTGACTTCGGCTTGGCAAAATCTTTTGGAAGTCCAAATAGAGTTTATACACACCAGGTAGTAACAAG gTGGTATCGGGCCCCAGAACTATTGTTTGGTGCTAGAATGTATGGTGTTGGTGTCGATATGTGGGCTGTTGGTTGTATTTTAGCTGAATTGCTCCTCAGG GTTCCTTTTTTGCCTGGAGACTCTGATCTTGACCAGCTGACAAGAATATTTGAAACACTGGGCACGCCAACAGAAGAACAGTGGCCT GGGATGACAAGTCTTCCAGATTATGTCACATTTAAGTCTTTCCCTGGAATGCCTCTTCAACATATCTTCAGTGCAGCTGGTGATGATTTGCTCAATCTTCTGCAAGGCTTATTCACATTTAATCCTTGCACTAGGGTTACGGCTACTCAG GCATTGAAACAGAAGTATTTCAGTAACCGACCAGGACCCACTCCAGGAAATCAGCTGCCAAGACCCAACTGTCCTGCAGAAGCTGTAAAGGAGCAACAAAATGCACTTTtgaatttgaaaaggaaaagaacagaaggaaTAGATCAAG
- the CDK7 gene encoding cyclin-dependent kinase 7 isoform X5, whose protein sequence is MDARARARRYEKLDFLGEGQFATVYKARDKNTNQIVAIKKIKLGHRSEAKDGINRTALREIKLLQELSHPNIIGLLDAFGHKSNISLVFDFMETDLEVIIKDTSIVLTQSHIKAYMLMTLQGLEYLHQHWILHRDLKPNNLLLDENGVLKLADFGLAKSFGSPNRVYTHQVVTRWYRAPELLFGARMYGVGVDMWAVGCILAELLLRVPFLPGDSDLDQLTRIFETLGTPTEEQWPGMTSLPDYVTFKSFPGMPLQHIFSAAGDDLLNLLQGLFTFNPCTRVTATQALKQKYFSNRPGPTPGNQLPRPNCPAEAVKEQQNALLNLKRKRTEGIDQGLPKKLIF, encoded by the exons ATGGACGCGCGGGCGCGGGCCAGGCGCTATGAGAAGCTGGACTTCTTGGGAGAGGGGCAG TTTGCCACTGTCTATAAAGCGAGGGATAAGAACACCAACCAAATCGTGGCTATTAAAAAG attaaaCTTGGACATAGATCAGAAGCTAAAGATG gAATCAACAGAACAGCCCTCAGGGAGATAAAATTGTTACAGGAGCTAAGCCATCCCAATATTATTGGT CTTCTAGATGCATTTGGACACAAGTCCAATATTAGTTTGGTGTTTGATTTTATGGAAACGGATCTagag GTTATTATAAAGGATACTAGTATTGTATTGACACAATCTCACATCAAGGCATATATGCTGATGACACTTCAAGGATTAGAATATTTGCATCAGCACTGGATTCTACACAGG GATCTTAAACCAAATAATTTGTTGTTAGATGAAAATGGGGTTTTAAAATTGGCTGACTTCGGCTTGGCAAAATCTTTTGGAAGTCCAAATAGAGTTTATACACACCAGGTAGTAACAAG gTGGTATCGGGCCCCAGAACTATTGTTTGGTGCTAGAATGTATGGTGTTGGTGTCGATATGTGGGCTGTTGGTTGTATTTTAGCTGAATTGCTCCTCAGG GTTCCTTTTTTGCCTGGAGACTCTGATCTTGACCAGCTGACAAGAATATTTGAAACACTGGGCACGCCAACAGAAGAACAGTGGCCT GGGATGACAAGTCTTCCAGATTATGTCACATTTAAGTCTTTCCCTGGAATGCCTCTTCAACATATCTTCAGTGCAGCTGGTGATGATTTGCTCAATCTTCTGCAAGGCTTATTCACATTTAATCCTTGCACTAGGGTTACGGCTACTCAG GCATTGAAACAGAAGTATTTCAGTAACCGACCAGGACCCACTCCAGGAAATCAGCTGCCAAGACCCAACTGTCCTGCAGAAGCTGTAAAGGAGCAACAAAATGCACTTTtgaatttgaaaaggaaaagaacagaaggaaTAGATCAAG GATTACCAAAAAAACTGATTTTTTGA
- the CDK7 gene encoding cyclin-dependent kinase 7 isoform X3: MRSWTSWERGSLPLSIKRGIRTPTKSWLLKRLNLDIDQKLKMPVWCSRILCVCRLPSFRDPASGINRTALREIKLLQELSHPNIIGLLDAFGHKSNISLVFDFMETDLEVIIKDTSIVLTQSHIKAYMLMTLQGLEYLHQHWILHRDLKPNNLLLDENGVLKLADFGLAKSFGSPNRVYTHQVVTRWYRAPELLFGARMYGVGVDMWAVGCILAELLLRVPFLPGDSDLDQLTRIFETLGTPTEEQWPGMTSLPDYVTFKSFPGMPLQHIFSAAGDDLLNLLQGLFTFNPCTRVTATQALKQKYFSNRPGPTPGNQLPRPNCPAEAVKEQQNALLNLKRKRTEGIDQASRLQ, encoded by the exons ATGAGAAGCTGGACTTCTTGGGAGAGGGGCAG TTTGCCACTGTCTATAAAGCGAGGGATAAGAACACCAACCAAATCGTGGCTATTAAAAAG attaaaCTTGGACATAGATCAGAAGCTAAAGATG CCTGTGTGGTGCAGTagaattttatgtgtgtgtaGGCTGCCATCCTTCAGAGATCCTGCATCAG gAATCAACAGAACAGCCCTCAGGGAGATAAAATTGTTACAGGAGCTAAGCCATCCCAATATTATTGGT CTTCTAGATGCATTTGGACACAAGTCCAATATTAGTTTGGTGTTTGATTTTATGGAAACGGATCTagag GTTATTATAAAGGATACTAGTATTGTATTGACACAATCTCACATCAAGGCATATATGCTGATGACACTTCAAGGATTAGAATATTTGCATCAGCACTGGATTCTACACAGG GATCTTAAACCAAATAATTTGTTGTTAGATGAAAATGGGGTTTTAAAATTGGCTGACTTCGGCTTGGCAAAATCTTTTGGAAGTCCAAATAGAGTTTATACACACCAGGTAGTAACAAG gTGGTATCGGGCCCCAGAACTATTGTTTGGTGCTAGAATGTATGGTGTTGGTGTCGATATGTGGGCTGTTGGTTGTATTTTAGCTGAATTGCTCCTCAGG GTTCCTTTTTTGCCTGGAGACTCTGATCTTGACCAGCTGACAAGAATATTTGAAACACTGGGCACGCCAACAGAAGAACAGTGGCCT GGGATGACAAGTCTTCCAGATTATGTCACATTTAAGTCTTTCCCTGGAATGCCTCTTCAACATATCTTCAGTGCAGCTGGTGATGATTTGCTCAATCTTCTGCAAGGCTTATTCACATTTAATCCTTGCACTAGGGTTACGGCTACTCAG GCATTGAAACAGAAGTATTTCAGTAACCGACCAGGACCCACTCCAGGAAATCAGCTGCCAAGACCCAACTGTCCTGCAGAAGCTGTAAAGGAGCAACAAAATGCACTTTtgaatttgaaaaggaaaagaacagaaggaaTAGATCAAG